A genomic window from Streptomyces sp. NBC_00234 includes:
- a CDS encoding ferredoxin, which produces MTVRQDAPGDGETQDLEVWIDQDLCTGDGICVQYAPEVFELDIDGLAYVKSGDDELLQDKGATTPVPLPLLQDVVDSAKECPGDCIHVRRVSDSVEVFGPDAE; this is translated from the coding sequence ATGACCGTGCGGCAGGACGCTCCGGGCGACGGCGAGACGCAGGATCTGGAGGTCTGGATCGATCAGGACCTCTGCACGGGGGACGGCATCTGTGTGCAGTACGCACCTGAGGTGTTCGAGCTGGACATCGATGGTCTGGCATACGTGAAGAGCGGCGACGACGAGCTGCTCCAGGACAAGGGCGCGACGACCCCGGTGCCGCTTCCGCTGCTCCAGGACGTGGTCGATTCGGCCAAGGAGTGCCCCGGCGACTGCATTCATGTACGACGCGTTTCGGACAGCGTCGAAGTTTTTGGTCCGGACGCAGAGTAA
- the arc gene encoding proteasome ATPase, which produces MAAHDDDINRGIRPGRGSEDPAGQVAYLEQEIAVLRRKLADSPRHTRILEERIVELQTNLAGVSAQNERLANTLREARDQIVALKEEVDRLAQPPAGFGVFLQSNEDGTCDIFTGGRKLRVNVSPSVELDDLRRGQEVMLNEALNVVEAMAYERAGDIVTLKEILEDGERALVIGHTDEERVVRLAEPLLDITIRPGDALLLEPRSGYVYEVVPKSEVEELVLEEVPDIDYDKIGGLGDQIELIRDAVELPYLHPDLFKEHELRPPKGILLYGPPGCGKTLIAKAVANSLAKKVAEVTGQPAGKSYFLNIKGPELLNKYVGETERHIRLVFQRAREKASEGTPVIVFFDEMESLFRTRGSGVSSDVENTIVPQLLAEIDGVEGLENVIVIGASNREDMIDPAILRPGRLDVKIKIERPDAEAAKDIFAKYLTPSLPLHADDLAEHTGSKPAAAHAMIQSVVERMYTESEENRFLEVTYANGDKEVLYFKDFNSGAMIQNIVDRAKKMAIKAFLEHGQKGLRVSHLLQACVDEFKENEDLPNTTNPDDWARISGKKGERIVFIRTLVTGKQGADTGRSIDTVANTGQYL; this is translated from the coding sequence GTGGCAGCCCACGACGACGACATCAACCGCGGCATCCGGCCCGGGCGGGGGTCAGAAGACCCAGCCGGCCAGGTTGCCTATCTCGAGCAGGAAATCGCCGTCCTGCGACGTAAGCTCGCCGACTCTCCGCGTCATACGAGGATTCTCGAAGAGCGGATCGTCGAGTTGCAGACCAATCTGGCCGGCGTGTCCGCTCAGAACGAGCGGCTCGCCAATACGCTCCGCGAGGCCCGAGACCAGATCGTGGCTCTCAAGGAGGAGGTCGACCGGCTCGCACAGCCGCCGGCCGGCTTCGGTGTCTTCCTGCAGTCCAACGAGGACGGCACCTGCGACATCTTCACCGGGGGCCGCAAGCTCCGGGTGAACGTCAGCCCCAGCGTGGAACTCGACGACCTCAGACGAGGTCAGGAAGTCATGCTCAACGAAGCGCTCAACGTGGTCGAGGCCATGGCGTACGAGCGGGCCGGGGACATCGTCACCCTCAAGGAGATCCTCGAGGACGGCGAACGCGCCCTGGTGATCGGGCACACCGACGAGGAACGGGTGGTGCGGCTCGCCGAGCCGCTGCTGGACATCACCATCCGGCCCGGCGACGCCCTGCTGCTGGAGCCCAGGTCCGGCTACGTCTACGAAGTGGTGCCGAAGAGCGAGGTCGAGGAACTGGTCCTCGAAGAGGTTCCGGACATCGACTACGACAAGATCGGCGGCCTGGGCGACCAGATCGAACTGATCCGCGACGCGGTCGAGCTTCCGTACCTCCACCCCGACCTCTTCAAGGAGCACGAACTGCGTCCGCCGAAGGGCATCCTGCTCTACGGCCCGCCCGGCTGCGGCAAGACGCTCATCGCCAAGGCCGTGGCCAACTCCCTCGCCAAGAAGGTCGCCGAGGTCACCGGACAGCCCGCGGGGAAGAGCTACTTCCTCAATATCAAGGGCCCCGAGCTCCTCAACAAGTACGTCGGCGAGACCGAGCGGCACATCCGCCTGGTCTTCCAGCGTGCCCGGGAGAAGGCGAGCGAGGGGACCCCCGTCATCGTCTTCTTCGACGAGATGGAATCCCTCTTCCGCACCCGTGGTTCCGGTGTCAGCTCGGACGTGGAGAACACCATCGTCCCCCAGCTGCTCGCCGAGATCGACGGTGTGGAGGGCCTGGAGAACGTCATCGTCATCGGCGCTTCCAACCGCGAGGACATGATCGACCCCGCCATCCTGCGGCCCGGCCGTCTCGATGTGAAGATCAAGATCGAGCGTCCGGACGCGGAGGCCGCGAAGGACATCTTCGCGAAGTACCTGACGCCTTCGCTGCCGCTCCACGCGGACGATCTGGCCGAGCACACCGGCTCCAAGCCGGCTGCCGCCCACGCCATGATCCAGTCCGTCGTGGAGAGGATGTACACCGAGTCCGAGGAGAACCGCTTCCTCGAGGTCACCTATGCCAACGGTGACAAGGAAGTCCTGTACTTCAAGGACTTCAACTCCGGAGCGATGATTCAGAACATCGTCGACCGGGCAAAGAAGATGGCCATCAAGGCATTCCTCGAACACGGCCAAAAGGGCCTTCGGGTCTCCCACCTCCTCCAGGCATGCGTGGACGAGTTCAAGGAGAACGAGGACCTGCCCAACACGACCAACCCGGACGACTGGGCCAGGATTTCCGGAAAGAAGGGTGAGCGGATCGTCTTCATCCGCACGCTCGTCACCGGAAAGCAGGGCGCGGACACCGGACGCTCCATCGACACAGTGGCAAATACCGGGCAGTACCTGTAA
- a CDS encoding HAD family hydrolase, with protein sequence MTSTVPASLTRTADGSTLQAVFLDMDGTLVDTEGFWWDAEVEVFAGLGHRLDEAWRDVVVGGPMTRSAGYLIDATGADIRLDELTVLLNDSFEARIDRGVPLMPGAARLLAELAAHRVPTALVSASHRRIIDRVLDSVGHHHFGLTVAGDEVTRTKPHPEPYLTAASGFGADPLRCAVVEDTATGVAAAEAAGCRVVAVPSVAPITPAAGRVVVGSLEDVDLAFLRGLVTGIL encoded by the coding sequence ATGACCAGTACGGTCCCCGCGTCCCTGACTCGCACGGCCGACGGCTCCACGCTGCAGGCCGTCTTCCTCGACATGGACGGCACCCTGGTCGACACCGAGGGCTTCTGGTGGGATGCGGAGGTCGAGGTCTTCGCCGGCCTCGGTCACCGGCTCGACGAAGCCTGGCGCGATGTGGTCGTGGGCGGCCCGATGACCCGCAGCGCCGGCTATCTCATCGATGCGACCGGCGCGGACATCAGGCTGGACGAGCTCACGGTGCTGCTCAACGACAGTTTCGAGGCCCGCATCGACCGCGGCGTGCCGCTGATGCCGGGTGCCGCACGGCTGCTCGCCGAACTCGCGGCGCACCGCGTGCCCACCGCGCTGGTCTCGGCCTCGCACCGGCGGATCATCGACCGGGTGCTGGACTCGGTCGGTCACCACCACTTCGGCCTCACGGTCGCCGGCGACGAGGTCACCCGGACCAAGCCCCACCCGGAGCCCTACCTCACCGCGGCATCCGGTTTCGGGGCGGATCCCCTGCGCTGCGCCGTCGTCGAGGACACCGCCACCGGGGTCGCCGCCGCGGAGGCCGCGGGCTGCCGGGTGGTGGCCGTACCGTCCGTCGCGCCGATCACACCGGCCGCGGGAAGGGTTGTCGTGGGGTCCCTCGAAGATGTCGATCTCGCATTTCTCCGGGGCCTGGTCACAGGAATCCTCTGA
- a CDS encoding site-2 protease family protein, which produces MDDSGDSGQPQPGAGGKDPSTGPDKGGPQRPAEPGGGILMGRPFGVPVYVAPSWFVVAALITWVFGGQLERVLPELGNTRYLVSLFFAIAFYASVLVHELAHTVAALRYKLPVRRIQLQFFGGVSEIEKESETPGREFVLAFVGPLLSLVLAGVFYAGMQFVDPPTVPGVLLAGLMISNLLVAAFNLLPGLPLDGGRMLRAVVWKITGKPMSGTIAAAWVGRGLAVCVLIGLPLLTHTGALGNATEEISGVETVTDALLAAILAGIIWTGAGNSLRMARLREHLPDLRARTLTRRAVPVESATPLSEALRRANEAGARALVVVDGQGNPKGVVREAAIAGVPEHRRPWVAVSGLSQDLTDGMRVPAELAGEALLDRLKATPATEYLVVEETGEIYGVLSTADVERAFVAAMARPGA; this is translated from the coding sequence GTGGACGACAGCGGCGACAGCGGGCAGCCGCAGCCCGGCGCAGGGGGCAAGGACCCGAGCACCGGGCCCGACAAGGGCGGGCCGCAGCGCCCGGCAGAGCCCGGCGGCGGCATTCTCATGGGCCGCCCCTTCGGCGTGCCGGTCTACGTGGCGCCCAGCTGGTTCGTCGTCGCGGCGCTCATCACCTGGGTCTTCGGCGGCCAGCTGGAGCGCGTCCTGCCCGAACTGGGAAACACCCGCTACCTGGTCTCGCTCTTCTTCGCGATCGCCTTCTACGCCTCCGTACTCGTCCACGAGCTCGCCCACACGGTCGCGGCACTGCGCTACAAGCTCCCGGTCCGGCGCATCCAGCTCCAGTTCTTCGGCGGCGTCTCCGAGATCGAGAAGGAGTCCGAGACACCCGGCCGCGAGTTCGTCCTCGCCTTCGTCGGCCCGCTGCTCTCGCTGGTCCTCGCCGGTGTCTTCTACGCCGGCATGCAGTTCGTCGACCCGCCCACCGTCCCCGGTGTGCTCCTCGCGGGGCTGATGATCTCCAACCTCCTCGTCGCCGCCTTCAATCTGCTCCCCGGCCTGCCGCTCGACGGCGGACGCATGCTGCGCGCCGTGGTCTGGAAGATCACGGGCAAGCCGATGAGCGGCACCATCGCCGCCGCCTGGGTCGGCCGGGGCCTCGCCGTCTGCGTCCTCATCGGGCTCCCGCTCCTCACCCACACCGGAGCGCTCGGCAACGCCACCGAAGAGATCTCGGGCGTGGAGACCGTCACCGACGCCCTGCTCGCCGCCATCCTCGCCGGGATCATCTGGACGGGCGCCGGAAACAGCCTGCGCATGGCCCGCCTCCGCGAGCACCTCCCCGACCTGCGGGCCCGCACCCTCACCCGGCGCGCCGTACCCGTCGAGTCCGCGACGCCCCTCTCCGAGGCGCTGCGCCGGGCCAACGAGGCGGGAGCCCGCGCCCTCGTCGTCGTCGACGGACAGGGCAACCCCAAGGGCGTGGTGCGCGAGGCCGCCATCGCCGGTGTCCCCGAGCACCGCCGCCCCTGGGTGGCCGTCAGCGGCCTCTCCCAGGACCTCACCGACGGCATGAGGGTCCCCGCCGAACTCGCCGGAGAAGCCCTCCTCGACCGGCTCAAGGCGACACCGGCCACCGAGTACCTCGTCGTCGAGGAGACCGGTGAGATCTACGGAGTCCTGTCCACCGCCGACGTCGAACGCGCTTTCGTCGCCGCGATGGCCCGCCCGGGAGCCTGA
- a CDS encoding ABC transporter substrate-binding protein, which produces MNRKTLVLPAVVGLLAPVLAACGATDGGDEGKGAIVVGTTDQFIASKDNPAPLDPAIGYEAGVWNVLRQTVQTLMHVPRGGGEPVPDAAKSCVFTDTENESYRCTLRSGLTFADGKPLTPDDVRYSIQRVLDINSDNGPAGLLDNIDTIETKGDDQIVFHLRTPDATFPYKLATPAAGIVPQGKYPAKSARDGFQVDGSGPYTMKPEVRNNQVDKVVFTRNPNYKGDLDVLNDKVELDLFPDAAAMGKALDDKEVDMMTRTMSPEQAGQMLLNPKDGVKLTEMPGLAISYLGFNTDAPSVKSKAVRQAMARIVDRGAIASKVYGTTAEPLYSLIPSSITGHTNSFFNKYGEPDTGKAAATLRAAGIDTPVKFTLHYTTDHYGPATATEFETLKQQLNDSKLFDVTVKGAPWSEYRPAQKRGDYDVYGMGWFPDFPDPDNYTAPFLDKNDFLNSPYRSAMAENTLIPQSRREADRSAASKTFERLQDIVADDVPVLPIWQGKQYIASREGLTGVEWAVNSSADLQLWELGRTNA; this is translated from the coding sequence ATGAACCGCAAGACGCTGGTGCTGCCGGCCGTGGTCGGCCTGCTCGCGCCCGTACTCGCCGCCTGCGGCGCGACGGACGGTGGTGACGAGGGCAAGGGCGCCATCGTCGTCGGCACCACGGACCAGTTCATCGCCTCCAAGGACAACCCGGCGCCGCTCGACCCGGCCATCGGGTACGAGGCGGGCGTCTGGAACGTCCTGCGGCAGACCGTGCAGACCCTCATGCACGTGCCGCGCGGCGGCGGTGAGCCCGTGCCCGACGCCGCCAAGAGCTGCGTTTTCACGGACACGGAGAACGAGAGCTACCGCTGCACCCTGCGCAGCGGGCTCACCTTCGCCGACGGCAAGCCGCTCACCCCCGACGACGTGCGGTACTCCATCCAGCGCGTCCTCGACATCAACTCGGACAACGGCCCGGCCGGTCTGCTCGACAACATCGACACGATCGAGACCAAGGGCGACGACCAGATCGTCTTCCACCTGCGCACCCCGGACGCGACCTTCCCGTACAAGCTCGCCACCCCCGCGGCGGGCATCGTCCCGCAGGGCAAGTACCCGGCGAAGAGTGCCCGCGACGGTTTCCAGGTCGACGGCTCCGGCCCGTACACCATGAAGCCCGAGGTCAGGAACAACCAGGTCGACAAGGTCGTCTTCACCAGGAACCCGAACTACAAGGGTGACCTGGACGTCCTCAACGACAAGGTCGAACTGGACCTGTTCCCGGACGCCGCCGCGATGGGCAAGGCGCTGGACGACAAGGAGGTCGACATGATGACCCGCACCATGTCGCCCGAACAGGCCGGCCAGATGCTGCTGAACCCGAAGGACGGCGTCAAGCTCACCGAGATGCCCGGCCTCGCCATCAGCTACCTCGGCTTCAACACGGACGCCCCCTCGGTGAAGAGCAAGGCCGTCCGCCAGGCCATGGCGAGGATCGTCGACCGCGGTGCCATCGCGAGCAAGGTGTACGGCACGACCGCCGAGCCGCTCTACTCGCTGATCCCGTCCAGCATCACCGGCCACACGAACTCGTTCTTCAACAAGTACGGCGAGCCCGACACCGGCAAGGCCGCCGCCACCCTGCGCGCCGCCGGGATCGACACGCCGGTGAAGTTCACGCTGCACTACACGACGGACCACTACGGACCCGCGACCGCGACCGAGTTCGAGACGCTGAAGCAGCAGCTCAACGATTCGAAGCTGTTCGACGTGACCGTCAAGGGCGCACCGTGGTCGGAGTACCGTCCGGCGCAGAAGCGCGGCGACTACGACGTGTACGGCATGGGCTGGTTCCCGGACTTCCCGGACCCGGACAACTACACGGCGCCGTTCCTGGACAAGAACGACTTCCTCAACTCGCCCTACCGCTCGGCGATGGCCGAGAACACCCTCATCCCGCAGTCGCGCCGCGAGGCCGACCGCAGTGCCGCGTCGAAGACCTTCGAGCGCCTCCAGGACATCGTCGCGGACGACGTCCCCGTCCTGCCGATCTGGCAGGGCAAGCAGTACATCGCCTCCCGCGAGGGCCTCACCGGAGTGGAATGGGCGGTCAACTCCTCCGCCGACCTCCAGCTCTGGGAGCTCGGGCGCACCAACGCCTGA
- a CDS encoding response regulator transcription factor has product MAIRVLLVDDQPLLRTGFRMILEAEGDLAVVGEAGDGLQAIDQVRALQPDVVLMDIRMPRMDGVEATRQITGPGRDGPAKVLVLTTFDLDEYVVEALRAGASGFLLKDAPANELVQAIRVVAAGEAMLAPSITRRLLDKYADHLPSGEESVPDALHTLTDREVEVLKLVARGLSNAEIAADLFVSETTVKTHVGHVLTKLGLRDRVQAAVYAYESGLVRPGAQ; this is encoded by the coding sequence GTGGCGATCCGCGTCCTTCTGGTCGATGACCAACCGCTGCTGCGCACCGGCTTCCGGATGATCCTGGAGGCGGAGGGGGATCTCGCGGTGGTCGGAGAGGCCGGTGACGGTCTCCAGGCCATCGATCAGGTGCGGGCGCTGCAGCCCGATGTCGTACTGATGGATATCCGGATGCCCCGGATGGACGGGGTCGAGGCCACCCGCCAGATCACCGGTCCGGGCCGTGACGGTCCGGCGAAGGTGCTGGTGCTGACCACCTTCGACCTCGACGAGTACGTGGTGGAGGCGCTGCGCGCCGGAGCCAGCGGCTTCCTGCTCAAGGACGCCCCGGCCAATGAGCTGGTGCAGGCCATCCGGGTGGTCGCGGCGGGCGAGGCGATGCTCGCGCCCAGCATCACGCGCCGGCTGCTCGACAAGTACGCGGACCATCTCCCCTCGGGCGAGGAGTCGGTCCCGGACGCCCTGCACACGCTGACGGACCGTGAGGTCGAGGTGCTGAAGCTGGTGGCGCGCGGACTCTCCAACGCGGAGATCGCCGCCGACCTGTTCGTGAGCGAAACGACCGTCAAGACCCATGTGGGCCATGTGCTGACGAAGCTCGGACTGCGCGACCGCGTGCAGGCCGCCGTCTACGCGTACGAGAGCGGACTGGTGCGCCCCGGCGCCCAGTAA
- a CDS encoding RecB family exonuclease has protein sequence MQCPLLYRFRVIDRLPEKPSEAATRGTLVHAVLERLFDDPAADRTAPRARAMVPGQWDRLLESKPELTELFSDDAEGERLSRWLGEAGQLVERWFSLEDPTRLEPAERELFVETELESGLRLRGVIDRVDVAPTGEVRIVDYKTGKAPRPEYAEGALFQMKFYALVIWRLKKVVPRRLQLVYLGSGDVLTYDPVEADLERVERKLLALWKAIREATESGEWRPRPTKLCGWCDHRAVCPEFGGTPPVYPLSVRPAASEEDVQGRMGPVRAEAGQPVALEGP, from the coding sequence ATGCAGTGTCCCCTGCTGTACCGCTTCCGGGTCATCGACAGACTTCCCGAGAAGCCCAGTGAGGCGGCTACCCGGGGCACGCTGGTCCACGCGGTCCTGGAGCGTCTCTTCGACGACCCGGCGGCGGACCGCACGGCTCCGCGGGCGCGGGCGATGGTTCCCGGCCAGTGGGACCGGCTGCTGGAGTCGAAGCCGGAGCTGACGGAGCTGTTCTCGGACGACGCGGAGGGCGAGCGTCTCTCCCGGTGGCTCGGCGAGGCCGGACAGTTGGTGGAGCGGTGGTTCTCGCTGGAGGACCCGACCCGCCTGGAGCCGGCCGAGCGGGAGCTGTTCGTCGAGACGGAGCTGGAGTCCGGGCTGCGGCTGCGCGGGGTGATCGACCGGGTCGACGTGGCGCCGACGGGCGAGGTCCGGATCGTGGACTACAAGACGGGCAAGGCGCCGCGTCCGGAGTACGCGGAGGGCGCGCTGTTCCAGATGAAGTTCTACGCCCTGGTGATCTGGCGGCTGAAAAAGGTGGTTCCGCGGCGCCTGCAGCTGGTCTATCTGGGCAGCGGCGACGTCCTGACGTACGACCCCGTGGAGGCGGACCTGGAGCGGGTGGAGCGCAAGCTCCTGGCGCTCTGGAAGGCGATCCGGGAGGCGACGGAGAGCGGCGAGTGGCGGCCCCGGCCGACGAAGCTCTGCGGCTGGTGCGACCACCGCGCGGTCTGTCCGGAATTCGGCGGTACTCCCCCGGTCTACCCCTTGTCGGTACGCCCGGCGGCCTCGGAGGAGGACGTCCAGGGCAGAATGGGACCGGTCCGGGCCGAGGCCGGCCAACCGGTGGCCCTCGAAGGCCCTTAA
- a CDS encoding tRNA (adenine-N1)-methyltransferase: MSEPTGAARRRGPFKVGDQVQLTDPKGRHYTFTLEAGKNFHTHKGSFPHDELIGAPEGSVVRTTGNVAYLALRPLLPDYVLSMPRGAAVVYPKDAGQILAFGDIFPGARVVEAGVGSGALSTFLLRAIGEQGMLHSYERREDFAEIAQQNVERYFGSPHPAWQLTVGDLQDNLSDTDVDRVVLDMLAPWECLEAVSKALVPGGILCAYVATTTQLSRTVESIREIGCFAEPQPWESMIRNWHVEGLAVRPDHRMIGHTGFLVTARRLADGVEPPLRRRRPSKGAYGDDYDGPGSTSSRA, translated from the coding sequence ATGTCTGAACCGACCGGTGCCGCCCGCCGTCGTGGGCCCTTCAAGGTCGGGGACCAGGTACAGCTCACCGACCCCAAGGGACGCCACTACACCTTCACGCTCGAAGCCGGAAAGAATTTCCACACCCACAAGGGTTCTTTCCCGCACGACGAGCTGATCGGTGCTCCCGAGGGCAGTGTTGTCCGCACCACGGGAAACGTCGCCTACCTCGCGCTGCGCCCCCTGCTCCCCGACTACGTCCTGTCCATGCCCCGCGGTGCCGCCGTGGTCTACCCGAAGGACGCGGGGCAGATCCTGGCCTTCGGCGACATCTTCCCCGGCGCCCGCGTCGTGGAGGCCGGCGTCGGGTCGGGCGCGCTCAGCACCTTCCTCCTGCGCGCCATCGGCGAGCAGGGCATGCTGCACTCCTACGAGCGCCGCGAGGACTTCGCCGAGATCGCCCAGCAGAACGTCGAGCGCTACTTCGGCTCCCCGCACCCCGCCTGGCAGCTCACCGTCGGTGACCTCCAGGACAACCTCTCGGACACCGACGTCGACCGGGTCGTCCTGGACATGCTCGCGCCGTGGGAGTGCCTCGAAGCCGTCTCCAAGGCCCTCGTGCCCGGCGGCATCCTCTGCGCGTACGTCGCCACCACCACCCAGCTCTCGCGGACCGTCGAGTCCATCCGCGAGATCGGCTGCTTCGCCGAGCCGCAGCCCTGGGAGTCGATGATCCGCAACTGGCACGTCGAGGGTCTGGCCGTCCGGCCCGACCACCGGATGATCGGCCACACCGGCTTCCTCGTCACCGCCCGCCGCCTCGCGGACGGCGTCGAGCCCCCGCTGCGCCGCCGCCGCCCGTCCAAGGGCGCCTACGGCGACGACTACGACGGCCCGGGCAGCACCTCCTCCCGCGCCTGA